Genomic DNA from Prunus persica cultivar Lovell chromosome G1, Prunus_persica_NCBIv2, whole genome shotgun sequence:
GAGAGATTTTACTGGCCACAGCTCAAACGAGATGTTGGAACTATTGTGTGCAAGTGCTACACTTGTCAAACTTCAAAGGGGCAGGTACAAAACACTGGATTATATATGCCATTACTAGTTCCTAACAATATTTGGCAGGATCTTGCTATGGATTTTGTCCTCGGTTTGCCCCGAACACAAAGGGGAATGGACTCTATATTTGTGGTGGTTGATCGGTTCTCAAAAGTGGCGCATTTCATAGCCTGCAAAAAGACTGCTGATGCATCAAACATAGCCAAACTGTTTTTTAGGGAGGTTGTTCGCTTGCATGGGGTTCCTACATCCATCACATCAGATCGTGACACCAAGTTCTTGAGCCATTTTTGGATCACTTTGTGGAGGCTGTTTGGGACTACTTTAAATCGTAGCAGCACTGCCCATCCCTAGACTGATGGCCAGACTGAGGTTACAAACCGGACATTGGGCAATATGGTATGAAGCGTCTGTGgagagaagccaaaacaatggGATTATGCACTACCGCAGGTGGAGTTTGCATATAACAGTGCAGTCCATAGTGCAACTGGGAAGTCtccatttttcattgtttataCTGCTATACCTAACCATGTTGTAGATTTGGTGAAACTGCCTAGAGGCCAGCAAACCAGTGTGGCAGCAAAAAATTTGGCGGAGGAAGTAGTAGCCATTCGAGATGAAGTCAAACAGAAACTTGAGCAAACTAATGCTAAGTACAAAGCTGCTGCAGATAGGCATAGGCGAGTTAAAGTGTTTCAGGAAGGCGATTCTGTGAAGATATTTCTGAGGAAGGAGAGGTTTCCAGTTGGCACATATAGCAagcttaaaccaaaaaaatatggtCCTTACAAAGTGCTCAAACGGATCAATGATAATGCCTATGTTATTGAGTTACCGGATTTCATGAGAATTTCCAATACTTTTAATGTTGCAGATTTATATGAGTTCCGTGAAGATGAGGTCCTTTATCCAGATCATAACTCGGGGTCGAGTTCTTCGGAGGTGGATGGGACTGATGTAGAACATATGGCAGATTTTATCGCGGTTGAGCTAGAAAAAAGACGTAGCGGGAATTTGCAGATTTGTTGTCCAAGCTCCGATTAGGACGCAAAATACCATTTCGGAAAGGGAACGACGCCACGAGTCAAACTCACTGCTTTGCTATGATGTACGATGGATTTTGGCATTCTGAGGTcgtttggccttccaaaactGTATTCAAAGTTTCTTAGTTAATTCTCCGAATAAATTCTATTTTCAGTTCGTAGTTAATTCTCcgaataaattctgtttttcagtttcGGAGTTACGTAGTTAAGTCTCCGAATTAAttctgtttttcaattttaatgtaATAACTCCCCTAGCAGTTCAAGGGTTGAGCGTTGTGTATTTAGACAGGTTTGTCTGACGTTTATGATCATCTCAGATTTTAATGAAATTACCCCAAGAGAATTCCTCTTAATTTTCTGGTGGAATCCAGCTTTCTTGTTACTCAAGGTTTCGCTTGAAACCTTTGTTGCTTGTGCTGCGTCAAAACTACCCGTGTTTTCCCAGATCATTTGATCCTCATCAGAAATTTGGTTGCCTTCACAGGTCATAGGTTTAAACAGATCAGCTTCTGCCCCATGCAGTTCATTGACATTATGATAGCTGCTTGACTGATCATCCTATGATATTAAGACACTACCAGAAGAACTTGCCTCTTCTTTGACTACTTCAACAGTTTCAGGTGAAGCAGTCCCACTTTCTTTCCATGTCAGGTGGTGTTGTCTCATATGCAAGAAAAAAGCGCAGTAAGAACGCTACTAAAACCAGTATTTGAATCCCACCCTGGTGGTAATGATAAGTTTTTCTAATTACCTAAAGTTCATTGTCATTGGGctttggaatttgaagctGAGCAGATATGTTCTGTAGCACAAGTAGAAGAATATGAAGAAGGTCAGATTCATTGCCTAACTAAACTCTAGCTATAGTTATCACAAGAAATGTAAAATGAATATATTACCCGAAGAACTATGCACCATTAAATTTTCTAATGCTAACAAGTTCAGTCTTAAGGCATCAAAGTTGAAGTGCATGGTCTCTATAAATTTAACCGTTTATGAATTTCTACTTCTGCTCAAGATACGATAACAGAAATGATAAATAGACACTGCACTGACCTGATTTTCTGTTAGCAGCACTCTCCTACTAGAATTTGATCCCCGAGCACCAACTACACATGTGCAAGCATGGCTGCAAGTTTCTCCAACATActttacataaataaatacatttacAATTGCAAACATGCTTGCAGGCTCCAATTGCATTTGCAACAATGGTTAAACAACTATAGCTTTGATAAGTGACTGATAGGAATGCTCCCAACAATTTTTATTAAGCACATTGCAGAACACGCACAAACGCAGTCCAATAACACAATCTTGACAGCTAAACTATATGAGCTGCAACTGCTTGTTTCCAAATCTTATGAAAAATCAGATGTTAGGTACCACTATTGATGTATTCATCCATGGATTGTCGATCCCCATTCAATTAAATTAGATAGGCGCTTAAATATGATATTCTAACATGGgtcaaatatacatatatatgccaaaagTTTATCTAAATCAGTAAGATATCTTCCAATTGTCAACATTCTGTCAGGTGTGTAAAACCTCTCCAACTATTCTTAATTATTTCAGAATTAAACTTGTATAAGAAAGAGGAAATGCCAATTGGACTTCCTAGTCTAGTTCCTTCCAGATTCTTTTACAGTTATCCTATTTCTAGTCTAGTACTACAAGAACAACGCTCTTGTTGTGCATCATGGATAGACAGAGAGCAACAGAGGCCTAATCCACACCACTTTTCCAAAACCAAGAAACAATTGGAGAAAAAGCCTAATTGGTGACCCACAGCCACCAAATCATATCCAATCGTATTTCCTAAAATTCAAgcttaattaaaaatacataaattttaaattttaaattaaaaaacagaTGATTTGATAAACCTTTTCTTGAGCCAATTTCGGCAGGTTAGGAACTTCCTCCAACAATCAAGCTTTGGTCTGTTGAATCTTCACATTCGTTGCAACCTCCACAGCCCGATTACTCACCCATCTCGGCTTTCTGCACATTTCAGAACACAATCAAACACCAGGCACTCAAATCTTTCAGTTTCCCCTGTCTCTCCGTTGCTACATTTTCtcggcaaccaaacagaaacaACGGAATGAAGAACAGAAGAGATTCAAACAAACCTGAAGAGCAGCTTAGATTTTTTCGTTGACGCCACCTTAGAGACGAGCGAAGGCAGTGTCGCGGTAAGGGTTGAGGTCGCGCTGCTTCTCCAGGTCGTACTCGACGTATTTCTCGTTTCCTCAcagaatgagaagaaaatatcCTGACGCTAGAGAGAGAGTCTCTCTCGTCTCGTTCAGGCATTGcgtctctcttgctctctccTCTCTGTgcccttttatttttggagaaGGAAGGACACGAAAGGGCGACTTCATTCAGACAGAGTCATTTTGGCGGGTACAcatccactttttttttaaagggttTTCTGCGGTTTTGCCCCTGAACTATTTGcatattgttattttagctcttaacaatttttttgataaattaagGATTCCAATTGTTTAAATATCGTCAATTGAGGGCCTGccaccaatttttttaattttattttataattctaTCCAAATTTCCATCCAAATTAAAGGTAAACtcgtaattttaaaaaatatttaaaaaacataaaataaaaacctgaCCTACCCTCTACAGATTTAACATATCGTAAAATACCCTACtctaattaacaaattaattaataatttgtcTAGTTGTCTGattcttttcttgttctcTTTGTTTTGCTATATATCTCGGCGTTCTGTGACTCACATCACAGCTAGAAGAATTAAACAGTATTCGCCATGTCTTTGTGTTTATATGgctgtttcttgtttttataCAGTAGTGTACATGTCAAACGAAAATGTTTTGTGTGATTTCAGTGAGTGAACATAGGAGGATGACAGCTTGATTTCTgctatatatgatttttttcaaGTGAAGATGGCCTAAATGACATCCAAGTgaagagattgagagagaggttgATGCACACCAAGAAGATGGTTCAGTAGCATAAAAAATGGAGGCATTGAGAAATCATATAGCCACCAGTTTAATGAGTTCatctatttaaaaattatatatgattCCTTGTTTATGACTAGcttaatttttgttaataCCATATTATTGACACTATATTTTTGATATGATACTTTATTTGCTTTatgattaaaataatttttaaggTGTGATGGGAACatacttcacaaaaaaaatatgtaagagagagtgagtaatttttattttttttttttttgccaaacacTTGAATAGAAAAGTCATTTCAACATAGTGCCATTTTTAGTCATTATACACAGATAATAACATtttcacacaaaaatttaccaaacactcAAAAAACTGATTATTGTACCAACatcacttttaacaaaaagtttaccaaacgccaaactatTTTATTTCACAGTTGATTTCTTTCACAACAAATCTGAcatcaattattttcacaacacAACAATGCCCAACTGGCCCTTAGCGTGTATTagtttttccatttaaaaCTACAACAGGAGATTTCTCTAAAATATTCAACTTGAAAGATTTTTCTCTATATGTGAAAAGCCCAAGTTTCTTTTCGTTTGTCTGATTTTATTTCCACCCAAGCTTTTTTCTAGACGCATTCGATTTCTCTAGACACCCAACCTTTTGCAAATTTACGTAAGAGGATATACGtgcaattgaagaaaatacaactaataaactTGATCACCATGGAGGTTGCAGCCATGGCAGTCGTATCTTACTGaaaaaacaatcaatcaaacaattcTACGTTAGCACATTAACCTCCAATAGTTTGACATGTTACATTGTTAACTTTGATGTTCAAGTATTATGAACGATTCAACATGTACAAGGAAAATTTACGAAACCTTTAAGATATTTATTGATCTGTGTACGAAATAGTAGGAACTCTAAATAAATCTTCAACACTTACCATTTCTTGTTGCATCTTTTCCCTTTCCTGAACCAACGATGTATAGAGTGTTACAAGAAGACTGGATAAAAGTCCTACAAACGAAAGGAGGATAAATGAACAGAAACGCGTAAAAACAAGTGTCTCCACTACTTGGACTCATCCATGGGATCGTTACGATTACAAGATTCAGATCTTAAATCCTTGTTGTCTTGCCTCGACTCATCAGACTCTGAAGCCTTCGAAACCGAATCCTCAAGTGCCTCAAGAAAAGACAATACAGTGAATTTGTCTGCAAGAAAGAGGAGAAAAGTAGTTAAAACCATAAGTAACAATACCATGGATTATCATGATATAGCGTTATGTCTCATTTGATATCATGTTGAGGTGCTCTCAAATCCTCAAGTGGATACAAAATACTGGAAAATAACATCAGCATCAGGCCCTTTCAATTTAATGAAGTTGCATATGGCAAATGTGATTCATCCACACGTCAGGCCAAAGGAACTTTAAAATGGAACTAGAATTGTCTGAAAAATGCTAGTAAGAATGGGTAGTGATTTTCCCATTTAGAGGTAAGCTGATAGTCGAATTGGGGAACCTGGATGGAGAGCAGAGTTATCTTTTctgacacagtatttaacacaaaggaaggaaaataagaaaaatggatTGGATAGTATGAATGGAGAGTTTGCTTTCCCTCCTGATTTTAGTATGGAACACAGTAGGCAATGGAAAAGGGAAACTACTGATGTCTTTAACATTACCAAAATCTAATCTGACGAGGTCAAGGAGTAAAAATACAAGTCACAGCATTTCCATCTTCCTTCCTGCTCAGTAAATAACCCATTAGGACGTATTTGAAATGGTGGATCTAGGTGGATGCCTCACTCACCCCTCCAGTTTTCCACTTTCGTCCTCTGAGATTACCAGTCTTACTTCTCCTTATCCCTCCGCCCCTTCTTCCCCTCCTCTATTTCTCTCCACAAATGGTAATGCAATGGCTAAGATGCATCTCACAAGTAGTTGATGTTTCTCACATGCTATTATGTCTTATTGTCAAGTTTCAGAATTCGCCCATTGACAgtatcaaattttaaaaattaaaaaaaaaagtaaaataaataaataaatcattcaGTAAGTATGAATATAATAGAAAACTACAAGATTCTGCTCATATAGATTGCTTACATTTACTTGGGTCAACACCAAACTGAGACAAATCTATCTGTCCTGTTCGAAGTACCTATAAACATTTAGGGaaagataaaagaaagttTAGCACGATAATGATGATAAAAGAAACGAACtaccttcattaaaaaaaacaaccaaacagCATTACAATTCCAAAAGATGACATTTTAAATTCTTACATAAGCAAATGAATCCATTTGTTGGCGGAATGGTGGACTCTGCAGCAACTCCAAAATATCCTCTGGAGACCATTGACCCTGCAACctcaaccaaatcaaacaatgGCGCAAAAGTAGTGTATAACAAAACAGAGAACTCAAGTACCAGAATGATGCATACCTCAGGTAAGTAAGACTCTAAACGCTGCTCTAGTTGCAATGTCTCAATCAATGGCATAATCAAATCAGGTTTCAATATGTCCCCCAAACTCAAGCCTAGCCCGACAAAAGCAAGTCAAATGTTAGAGCCATATCATATTTTAAAGAATTGTAGAAGATACTCTACTACAATCAGCCAGTATGCCAATTGTTAGAATTTTAAATAATGATTGACAGGTCCCAATAGAGACGTTAATACGAAAATTATGGATTAAAATCACTTTAGATCCTCTGTGAATGGTCCAAATTCACATTGTCACCTTGCTTTTAAAACTCTCAGTTTTGTTAAAATCATTGAATACCACCTGAACCTCTGGGATCAATTCTGTCAGATTCTGCCATTTAAATTAACCCAATTGTGCCTCAATTACCATATTTACTTACATCAGAGCAAAGTGAACTTTTCCCACAAGTAACTTGATTATTTGGCCAAACAACTAGGAGAAAGGCCACCACAAGGAAGAACGAGAAAAGAAACAGGCTAGTATGGCAATTTGCAAAATGAACATTCCAGGAATACCGCCCACCACGCCATCCTTTTTGAATAATAACACTCAATAAAGGGCCTAAACACTGAATGAAAGGCATATACTGAAGCACCATAATGGTTCGGGGCAAAGTGTTCATAAAAATTGTCATTTACTGGCTGAATTAAGGAAATAGATGACCTCCGATGCTAAAAGCAAACAGGGTTAAAAATATGGACCCATTTGTAGAAATTCATTTATCTTTCTTATTTCTACCTAGTATTTATGAGTACACGTTCTAATCTATTTTGTAATGGGGATCAAAAACACTTGATCATGCCACGTTGAAGTAATTTTTAAACATTAAGGATTTCACTACAGGAAATAAGCAACACATTGAATCTTCCACAATATTGCTACttcttttgaataaaaaatatgaagggCATTTTGCAttgaaactatgcaatatattAGATAGTTCAGATAATGAAAAGCGTAAGAAATTTCCTAGATCAAGGCAACCTCtacatattaaatcaaaaaaGTTTGGATGTAAGGCATTTGTGTCCATTTAAAACAACACCAACGATAAAAGATCATAATCTCACCCTCATCTGGATCCAAAGCAGTATCTGCAGATGACACAAGAAGTGACAGAAGGTAGAGTAATTCAACGACATGAGAGAAAAGACTTATATACAAATGTATAATATCAGGAGAAAACTTGATACCTGCTGGGTCAATATTGCTTAAGATTCTTTGAAGATCTTCCAATTTCACTGGGCCAGATGAAGAAGTCACATCGCTACTTACTTCTGCACCGAAGTTTGGTTCCACCAATATTCCAGCTCTGGAAGACATAACATTGATCATATCAGAGTAATGTTATGCAAATTCCAAGAATacacagagaaaaagaaaaaacacacgttttcaaatgaaaataataaaggTATTGCGCATGC
This window encodes:
- the LOC18790345 gene encoding 26S proteasome regulatory subunit RPN13 isoform X2, with amino-acid sequence MGSSSNAAIPQMQEIMLEFRAGKMVFEGKKVAPDTRKGLVRIAKGDEGLVHFQWLDRSQNVVEDDQIIFPDEAVFEKVNQASGRVYLLKFNTDDRKFFFWMQEPKAENDSHLCSSVNYYLNRPLEFLDEEGPDASVPLQVSEDVVEDDISSRAGILVEPNFGAEVSSDVTSSSGPVKLEDLQRILSNIDPAGLSLGDILKPDLIMPLIETLQLEQRLESYLPEGQWSPEDILELLQSPPFRQQMDSFAYVLRTGQIDLSQFGVDPSKYKFTVLSFLEALEDSVSKASESDESRQDNKDLRSESCNRNDPMDESK
- the LOC18790345 gene encoding 26S proteasome regulatory subunit RPN13 isoform X1, whose product is MGSSSNAAIPQMQEIMLEFRAGKMVFEGKKVAPDTRKGLVRIAKGDEGLVHFQWLDRSQNVVEDDQIIFPDEAVFEKVNQASGRVYLLKFNTDDRKFFFWMQEPKAENDSHLCSSVNYYLNRPLEFLDEEGPDASVPLQVSEDVVEDDISSRAGILVEPNFGAEVSSDVTSSSGPVKLEDLQRILSNIDPADTALDPDEGLSLGDILKPDLIMPLIETLQLEQRLESYLPEGQWSPEDILELLQSPPFRQQMDSFAYVLRTGQIDLSQFGVDPSKYKFTVLSFLEALEDSVSKASESDESRQDNKDLRSESCNRNDPMDESK